The Melioribacteraceae bacterium genome segment ATGGCGTTAAGAAAATTGGCTTGGACGGCGCCTAAAGAAAAACACCATATGCCACAGTTAGGAAGTGCAATTAGCTCAGAAGTCTTTTATCAAGAAAAAAGTGGAATACCTTGTGGTAAGTGGGTCATGCGGTAAACTTTAATGAAGTTCAGTACAGTACTGGCTTTGGTCGTTTCGGTTAACATTTTAACCGGACAACAGTGGTTTTGAGTTTATTGTTTGGGGTTTGAGGTTTGGGTGCATAGTTACGGGTTGCAAAGATTTATTCCTCACCGGGAAAGTTATATATGGTGCTGTCTATGGGTTCATTAACAGTTATCCCTGTAACAGTGCTTCCATTCCTTTCGAAGGATAATTGATAAAAGGATTTCCAACAAATATTTGATCTTTTCCGGCATTATATTCATATTCAGACATTGCCCTGGGCTGAGTATCATTCATTGTTTCGAAATCACCTTTTGCAATCTCAGCAATTTCCGGCATAGGAGGAGCAGTTGTCCACCCGCTTATTTGTCCTGTGTTATCTGTAAAACATTCCGATTGCACCATCTTAACCCCTCCCGTTTCTGATTCTATATCCCTGCGGTATCCCTTTCCGTTGGTTATTCTGGTTAACGAATTAACGGAAACTTTTACAGCCTCTGGTTGAGTAATCGTATTTGTTGTACTCATTTGTATAGCAACGGTTTTATCTGCTTTATTTTTTCTTTACCACCAATCGCCTTAATATGATTAGCGATTATTGGGTCCAGGGTTTGAGCGTTGGCCCCGGAAAAGTTCAGTCCGCAAAGCAGGAGGATAAAGAACGGGAGCAGATGGGATTTCATAAGATTCTTTTAGTTGGTTTGATATATTCAGGTTCTCTGGCAGTTGTATGAACTTCAAATGCAGCTTCTGCTGCTTTTTTACGTTTTATGTCAATAACCCCTGCAAAAACAAGCTGGCTCTTTTTTGATAATCCGGCGTGCCGCATTTTGCCGTCATCTATCTTCTTATAATTAAAAGTTCATTGTTTATTCTATTGCCCGGCGTTACCTGCCGGCAGACAGGAAAGCCGAATAACAAACAAAAGCCGGGTATATATTCGTCGCCCCGCCATATAGCCAGGTCGCCTGTTGTGTGCTGGTTTCGCTGTTACATACTATAGTTTGCTATTTCTGATACTCTCCAAACTGAAAAACAAAGGGATTACCATCGGGAAGCCCAACTATAGCCGAACCGGTTTTTAGATTTGAAATGTCCCAATCCTCAATTACTTTCATGGATTGTACATTATCAACAGCCGTTCCAAATGAATCGGAATAGGTTAATTTTTTTTGTGCAAAGCCGTATCGGTTTTGAATGAATTCTCTTGATTTTATATCATCAATATGGAATGAGAAAACAGTTCTTATACCAGATAACAAACTTTGTCCTAAATCTTCTCCGTATTCGTGGTAAACCTGTGGAATATTTTGAACGCCTATTATAAATTTTGCTCCCTGGCTACGACCAAAATTTACACCATTGTCAAGATATTTAAGATTAGGAAGTAGGCTAAATTCATCAATGAAAAACCACACGTTTCCTTTCGGTGCTTCTCTTTGAGAACTACTTAATGTTTCTTTAATCGCAAGGTCAAACATAAGCCGGTAAATAGGCGTCAATACATTGCCAACAGAAATATCATATTCCAAAAAAATGGTTTTGCCTCCCTTATTCCTTACTAAATCTCTTATTGAAAGATTTCCTTTTTTTCTGAAATCTCCAATAAATATTTCACCCAATAACTGATTGAGTTCTGATATAACACCATCAGCTTGCGAAGCCGCATCTTTTGAAATGTAACTATTGATTCTGGTTTGTTGATTAATTTCAAAAAACTGCTGCAATTTCTCCCGTCCTGAACTTTCAAAGTACCCGATTAATTCCTCATTGTTTTGGGCATCTTTTGTATATCTTGTTGCTATTACCTTTAAAAAGGTTGCAAGAACATCTTTTGCCGCCTGCGGGAAAAAAGGTGAACTTGAACTTTTAATTTTGTCGGCAAAAAGATTATTTGCAATCTCAAGGGAATTTTCAGTAATACTTTGTAAGGTGTTGTCAATAGTGGTTTCTGAAAAAATATTCCAATACTCAT includes the following:
- a CDS encoding type IV secretion system DNA-binding domain-containing protein; translated protein: MIEHLFGVELIKDGNKLAFDTAANPRCKINGKDLNGNPFTLPLDDTLFSKHLLFLGNIGTGKTNAISQVVSQIKNQLTENDLMIVFDTKGDFYSQFFKDGDIVISNNSAKFKGANEYWNIFSETTIDNTLQSITENSLEIANNLFADKIKSSSSPFFPQAAKDVLATFLKVIATRYTKDAQNNEELIGYFESSGREKLQQFFEINQQTRINSYISKDAASQADGVISELNQLLGEIFIGDFRKKGNLSIRDLVRNKGGKTIFLEYDISVGNVLTPIYRLMFDLAIKETLSSSQREAPKGNVWFFIDEFSLLPNLKYLDNGVNFGRSQGAKFIIGVQNIPQVYHEYGEDLGQSLLSGIRTVFSFHIDDIKSREFIQNRYGFAQKKLTYSDSFGTAVDNVQSMKVIEDWDISNLKTGSAIVGLPDGNPFVFQFGEYQK